The genomic window ggggcAAGAGGGGCTCTTGCACCCCCTTGCCCCCCCAGATGtgaccccccccacccctttcttttctctccccacagACCAAGGGCCCCCCCTGCAGACGGACCCCATCGCGCCCAGCCCCAGCACGGCCACCCCCGTCCCCCCCACGCAGTGAGACCCCCAACGAGGAAGCCACAGCCCCCCTGGCCCGGGGAGACCGGGCTCTCCCGCCCCCACAAGGCACCCCAAAGGAagcccaccccaaaacccacccctcattcccctctcccccccccagcttcggtatttttttatgattgtCCCGGATTTTATTTAAGTGTTGGTCTCCCTGGGGGGGCCGGGGACCCTGCTCCCCCCCCGGCTATTTATGAGACAGCTCCAATCCCACCTGGCACTTGGgcatttcccccccctccctgaatctcccccctccctccccaatGCCTTCTCAGTTgtcatcctctcctcccccccccctttttttttttgttttgttttgtttttgtttttttttctaaaaaaaagaaccaacaaaaataaaattccaagtCCCCGGGGCGGGAAGAAACAACCTCCTGCAGGGGCTGTCTGGGGATGaagggggggggacacacacaaaGCTTCAGAGACCCAGCATCACCTCTCCAACACTTTATTTGATGCCGTGGAGCAATAACTTAGCcagtggggctgggagctgggggggttggggagtgggtgggctgggggaggtttgggggggggggttggggaatGGGTCGCGGTGGCAGGAAAAGTATGGAGAAGGCACAAAACTCAGAGTGGGGGTGGGAACAGGAACACGAGGGGTCCTCAGCCACTCAGCACCATCCGGACCAGCTctgtggagagagggagggagaggagggtgagggagggggACATCTGCTGGGCCCCCCAAGCCCTTGTCCCAGAgagaggtaggaaaaaaaataaaaaaaaacaagaaaaaagtcaaaGGGCTGAAGAGCGCAGGGAGGAACCGGCAGCGCTGCAGTCCCGTGGCTGGGAGCTCCTCGGGACCCCCACGGGACCCCCACACCAGCACCCAGATCCCAGCCCCGGCACGCAGGGGGAGGGGGCTCCATGCAGAGGGACATGcagggggttttggggggggggagggataGGGGTGCACCAAGGGTGAGAGCGCAAACCAGgcggctttttttttttttttggttggttggtttggggttttttttgtttgttttaaaaaaaaaaaagacgccactgaaaaaaataaaggaaggaaaaaaaaaaactgtaagTAACGGGGGAGGCGCGTACCCCTGCGGCGTCACCCTGACAAGATGTGTCTGACAAAcgctgggaggaaggaaggagacatGATGGTCAAGGAGGGAGTGGGGGGTGTGGCTGTGCCCCCCGGGACACCCATGGgacacccaccccccccaggacccctccccacagccccgtCCCTCACCTTCGTAGTTGATGCACCCATTGCTGTCCTCGTGCCCGGCCACCAActgctccacctcctcctctgtcaTCTTCTCACCTGCAGAACAGCCCTGTCACCCCGTGGGGACAGCAGAGGGGACACCGGGGGGCcccagggtttgggggggggccCTGGAGTTGGCTGGGGGCCGTAGGGATCCCACCACTGGGTGGGAGCTCACAGGGTCCTTGGGGCTGGCTGAGCTTTGGGGGTTTCCAGGGAAGGCTGAGAGGTCCTTGGGGGATTTTAGGGGGGGGTCTGGAGTTGTGACACTCACCCAGGGTGACGAGGACGTGGCGGATCTCAGCCCCCATGACGGTGCCGTTGCCCTCCTTGTCGAAGACCCTCAGCCCCTCCACGTAGTCCTCGAAGCAGCCCTGGTCCTTGTTCTTGGCGATGGTTTGCATCATGGGCAGGAACTGCTCGAAGCTCAGCGTCTTCACGTTCATCTCTGAGGGACAGAAGCTGTTggcagggggctgagggggggtaGGGGGGTACCCAcagggatttgggggggggggggtcccgcCCTCACCATCGCTCTTGGGGTTGCCCAGCACCTTCATGACCTCGGCGTTGGTTGGGTTCTGCCCCAGAGCCCGCATCACATCCCCGCACTGGCTGTAGAGGATTTTCCCATCCCCGGTGCGGTCGAAGAGCTGGAATGCTTCCTTGAACTCTGCAGAGCCGTGTCAGAACCGGGGCACCCCCGAGACCCCCCCCCTCCCGGGTCACCGGGACCCCTGCAACCCCACCGGGATCCCCTCACCCTCCTACCCACGAAGGATGCTGCTCCCACAGTCCCCCCACACTTCTGGGACCCCAGAGCCTGCACCCCCAACACTCTGCACCTTGAGGACCCCATTACCTGCCTGCTCCCCCCCCCTCAGACCCCCCCCTGCGGCCCCGGGTCGGGTTTCGCTCCCGCCGGGATCCGGTTTCCAGGTGGAACCCGACGCCGGCCCAGATGGAGGTCGTGGTCCCAGCGCCGGGCACAGCCGGGATGCTGCGTGGCCCCCCCGCAActccttccctgcccctcccGTAACTCCTTCCCTGCCCCCCCCGCAGGGAACTCGGGCGGCCCCACCCCGCAGGAATGCGGGCCCGGCCCCGCGCTCTGCCCATATAAGGGCAAATGGTGCAAAAAGGGCCCGAACCCCCCCGCGCCCCGCATCCCTCTGGGCCCGGGGCTGCATCTCCCCACGGACCCGCATGCCCCCCGCCCCGCAGGCCCCAggcccccgcagcccccgcccGGCGGGATCGGCCCCGCCCGGGAGAGACTTTGCCCCGAGAGGCCCCGCCCGTGGCCGGGCAGGAAGCGCCGGGGCCGGGGGAGGATGTTCCCGGTTCCCGGTACCGCTGGGAACAGTGCCCGGTTCCCGGTACCGGGAGAGAGGAACCGTTCCCTATGCCCGGTACCGGGCCGGGGGGATGTTCCCTGTGCCCGGTACCGGTGGAGGCCATGCCCAGTGTTCGGTACCGTGGGGATCTATTGCCGGTGTCCAATACCGGGGTGGCGGGATGTTCCCGGTTCCCAGTACCGAGGTGGGGGGATATTCCCGGTACCGGGAAGGGGAACGTTCCCAGTATGGGTCTCGGGGGGGGGTGAGATGCTCCTGATTCCGGTAACTCACCGGCGGTTTGTTCCTCCGAGAAGTCGCACTGCAGGGAAAGCACCGCGGTCAGCGGGcaccggtaccggtaccggcaCCGACGCCCGCACCCGGTGagaccccccctgccccctgccccGCCGCGCCCCCGCCCTCCCCGCTCGCGCCAGCCGGTCCCGGTGCTGATGCCGGGTACGGGTCGCGGTCCCGGTGCCGGTCCCGGTGTCCCACCATGTCGGCTGCTGCTCCGGTCCCTGCTCCGCGCTCTGGGCCGTAGGAGGAGGGGGGGTTCGGGGTTCGGGCGGGCGATTTCTACCGAACGGCGTCACCGAGGGCCCATTGGGCGCGCGCCGGCTGCGTCACCGCGCGCTAATTAGGCGGCTAATTATGCAGGAGGGGGCGGGGACATCTGAGGCCACGCCCCTTCTCCCGGGGGGGATTTTTTGTCTATAGATGGGCACGGAGCGGGATGGGGAGGGGGTCACCACGGTGGGGGACACCCCGAAGGGACACCCCAATGATAGGGACAGCGCAGCGGGGAGAAACCCCGGGGGGGGAACACTGCAAGGGGAGGGGTCCCATGGGTGGGCACCCCAAAGACAGCATCCCACCAGGGATGTGACAGTGGGGTGACGGCAGGAGGGACACCCCAATGACCCCACCCCACCCGATGGGGACACCATGGTGACCACAGCCTGAGGGTGGCATCCCA from Calypte anna isolate BGI_N300 chromosome 33, bCalAnn1_v1.p, whole genome shotgun sequence includes these protein-coding regions:
- the MYL6 gene encoding myosin light polypeptide 6 isoform X2; the protein is MCDFSEEQTAEFKEAFQLFDRTGDGKILYSQCGDVMRALGQNPTNAEVMKVLGNPKSDEMNVKTLSFEQFLPMMQTIAKNKDQGCFEDYVEGLRVFDKEGNGTVMGAEIRHVLVTLGEKMTEEEVEQLVAGHEDSNGCINYEELVRMVLSG
- the MYL6 gene encoding myosin light polypeptide 6 isoform X1, translating into MCDFSEEQTAEFKEAFQLFDRTGDGKILYSQCGDVMRALGQNPTNAEVMKVLGNPKSDEMNVKTLSFEQFLPMMQTIAKNKDQGCFEDYVEGLRVFDKEGNGTVMGAEIRHVLVTLGEKMTEEEVEQLVAGHEDSNGCINYEAFVRHILSG